Proteins from a genomic interval of Leishmania infantum JPCM5 genome chromosome 11:
- a CDS encoding putative protein kinase has product MSTSEAEGSISGSGTLRGRACASGGAGKFDKAMKMYQKSMAIRRRLKSMASSTTRSLGDRDDDGFGGGALNEESAAAQTSLSPLRGPMLRSSTQITRVAPASSIASLASPQHSRVLPEMAFGVATASERTAMASQPAIALDAGSSVETRSSMAALMLYSHVPLPALNSFKRLSDPPDVERETAPSSSSPFSLAIPSRGRTKGGSGNRHKKVDASGGENDAVWRKRSPTCSAHLDFPYRFSAERQRTASRHNSGGTSEGFGVGIHKYAGQPSTSTVDSPLLSPMPSFHQMMGRSYDVPALNAIFRGFSNGVDRWQQDSRLLRSPPSPTHATMPAAPPTSVPSVSTSLQLSSSLVSKMSVPPPAAAVTRQIPTVSVSSSAETTAAADVHAMPAGNDAFSYLGPRLSAQAPSRKDRSNSYPADKARPEASGRSTVEGRDGVHASGSLPLVKTMASAPNLKPNEASVLPLGPPPLDESSAATTTTAQFYSTALLAKTFDGAQYLNDYILLNEIGSGSTGRVVLAFSTSMNKSVAIKIILKPKEKYRLQHRVSASPSTSVLGQHSSGGTFSGGRAATALATTTPEAMQNFKSSSSSARRRSKHRQTPSTPFTTAADKTRNLQREVEVMKDLNHPNIVRLYEVINDPKANSLFLVLQYVDNGAVAQLDSTGHIRAPLHPWTVLPIAAQISDGLVYLHEQHIVHRDIKPENILVNRDGHAFLADFGVAELMSAKAGQPTAATLTYQGTPLFMAPEIYAGVDDEDRDEDAEQAPGRCTRRRSSNDADESSNMTASPLCEERRDSRVIDPFALDVWALGVTFYTLLIGHVPFTSMLQISQTVEKGVNIPASLPEQWRTVLRRMMEPRQELRISSAELCHMLHAMLAEQEAAEVRAGGRSRKASLSTRSRSATLGNPRKASHQCCAEGRMARSASLAADAEEESMNLGSSSSSDESGTSGYSKGILGLSITSVGLNILRPTRIRKKQELSCRES; this is encoded by the coding sequence ATGAGCACCAGCGAGGCAGAAGGCAGCATCAGCGGGAGCGGCACCCTGAGAGGCCGTGCCTGTGCGAGTGGTGGGGCAGGCAAGTTCGACAAGGCAATGAAGATGTACCAAAAGTCTATGGCGATTAGGCGGCGCCTGAAGAGCATGGCAAGTAGCACCACGCGCTCACTTGGCGACAGAGATGATGACGgtttcggcggcggcgcactcAATGaagagagcgccgccgctcagaCCTCATTGAGCCCGCTGCGCGGGCCGATGCTCCGTTCATCGACCCAAATCACGCGCGTGGCGCCCGCGTCATCTATCGCGTCCTTGGCCTCTCCGCAGCATTCACGGGTGCTGCCGGAAATGGCCTTCGGCGTCGCGACCGCGTCTGAGCGGACAGCGATGGCTTCGCAACCTGCCATCGCACTTGATGCCGGGTCGTCCGTTGAGACGCGCTCGTCAATGGCAGCGTTGATGTTGTACTCGCacgtgccgctgcctgctCTCAACTCATTCAAGCGCCTCTCCGACCCGCCTGACGTCGAGCGGGAAACGGCGCCATCTTCCTCATCTCCATTCTCTCTGGCCATCCCATCGCGAGGCCGCACGaaaggcggcagtggcaaTCGCCACAAAAAGGTggacgccagcggcggcgagaaCGACGCAGTGTGGCGGAAGAGAAGCCCCACCTGCAGCGCCCACCTAGACTTCCCCTATCGCTTCTCTGCCGAGCGACAACGCACTGCGTCGCGGCACAACAGCGGCGGAACGAGCGAGGGCTTTGGCGTCGGCATCCACAAGTATGCTGGCCAGCCCTCAACCTCGACAGTAgactcgccgctgctgtcccCGATGCCGTCCTTTCACCAGATGATGGGCCGCTCCTACGATGTGCCCGCACTGAACGCGATTTTCCGTGGCTTCAGCAACGGTGTCGATCGGTGGCAGCAGGACAGCAGATTGCTGCGgtcgccgccttcaccaACTCATGCCACCAtgccagccgcgccgcccacgTCGGTGCCATCAGTGTCGACAAGCCTACAGCTTTCATCCTCACTCGTCTCAAAGATGTCTGTGCCGCcccctgcagctgcggtgaCAAGGCAGATACCCACGGTATCGGTGTCATCATCGGCAGAgactacagcagcagcagatgtgCATGCAATGCCGGCAGGCAACGACGCCTTTTCGTACCTGGGGCCACGCCTttcggcgcaggcgccgtcAAGGAAAGATCGAAGCAACTCGTACCCGGCCGATAAGGCGCGCCCAGAAGCGAGCGGACGCAGCACGGTCGAAGGCCGTGATGGTGTGCACGCGAGCGGATCTCTCCCGCTGGTCAAGACGATGGCGTCGGCTCCGAACCTCAAGCCAAACGAAGCGAGCGTTCTACCGctggggccgccgccgctggacgagagctcggcagcgacgacaacAACGGCGCAGTTTTACTCCACCGCCTTGTTGGCGAAGACGTTCGACGGTGCTCAGTACCTCAATGACTACATTCTACTGAACGAAATCGGCAGTGGATCCACAGGGCGCGTCGTTCTGGCGTTCAGCACGAGCATGAACAAGAGTGTTGCCATCAAGATCATTCTGAAGCCGAAAGAGAAGTACCGGTTGCAGCACCGCGTGTCGGCTTCCCCGTCCACGTCCGTGCTCgggcagcacagcagcggggGAACTTTTAGTGGGGGAAGAGCAGCGACTGCGCTGGCTACAACGACACCCGAAGCCATGCAGAACTTCAAGTCATCGTCCTCTTCggctcggaggcggagcaAGCACCGCCAGACACCGTCGACCCCGttcacgacggcggcggacaAGACGCGTAACCTGCAGCGCGAAGTCGAGGTTATGAAGGACCTCAATCACCCCAATATTGTTCGTCTTTACGAGGTCATCAACGACCCCAAGGCGAACTCCCTCTTCCTGGTCCTACAGTACGTGGATAacggcgctgtcgcgcaGCTCGACTCGACTGGACATATTCGAGCTCCGTTGCACCCGTGGACCGTTCTGCCGATCGCAGCGCAAATCAGTGACGGTCTCGTGTACCTTCATGAGCAGCATATTGTGCACCGTGATATCAAGCCCGAAAACATCCTCGTTAACCGCGACGGGCACGCCTTTCTCGCCGACTTCGGTGTCGCAGAGCTCATGAGCGCGAAGGCAGGCCAACCAACTGCCGCCACGCTCACCTATCAAGGCACACCACTGTTCATGGCTCCTGAAATCtacgccggcgtcgacgacgaagacAGAGACGAGGATGCGGAGCAAGCCCCAGGTCGGTGCACAcggcggagaagcagcaaTGATGCTGACGAGAGCAGCAACATGACGGCGAGCCCCTTGTgcgaggagcggcgcgaCTCACGCGTGATCGACCCGTTTGCCCTCGACGTCTGGGCGCTAGGGGTCACCTTCTACACACTGCTCATCGGCCACGTGCCCTTCACATCCATGCTCCAGATCTCGCAGACGGTTGAGAAGGGTGTGAACATACCAGCCTCGCTCCCAGAGCAGTGGCGCAccgtgctgcggcgcatgATGGAGCCGCGTCAAGAGCTGCGGATCTCCTCAGCTGAGCTGTGCCACATGCTGCACGCGATGCTAGCGGAGCAAGAGGCCGCAGAGGTGAGGGCTGGCGGACGCAGCCGGAAGGCATCGCTCAGCACACGCTCACGAAGCGCAACCCTCGGCAATCCTCGCAAAGCCTCTCACCAGTGTTGCGCCGAGGGTCGAATGGCGCGCAGTGCAAGTCTTGCTGCTGacgcggaagaggagagtATGAACcttggcagcagcagcagcagcgatgagaGCGGCACAAGCGGGTACAGCAAGGGCATCCTCGGCCTTAGCATCACATCCGTCGGCCTCAACATCCTGCGACCGACACGAATCCGAAAAAAACAGGAGCTGAGTTGCAGGGAGAGCTAg